In Staphylococcus lloydii, the following proteins share a genomic window:
- a CDS encoding poly-gamma-glutamate hydrolase family protein — protein sequence MSDKYSSMTELEDKTEEGVDWERSTREKNSAVLISAIHGGAIEPGTTEIADLISEKGGFDFYNFKGIKSKNNEELHVTSHHYDEPVLNKLIAEKEYALAIHGCKGEDEVVYIGGKDDEILSKLVKNFQKIGVKTEDSPSNLSGVNDNNIINCCKSGAGVQLELTSGLRKKCFKNAKYNKKSREDRENWSDFMDDFTNQIVAAFER from the coding sequence ATGTCAGATAAATATAGTTCAATGACTGAATTAGAAGATAAAACAGAAGAAGGCGTAGATTGGGAACGTAGTACGCGTGAAAAAAATAGTGCTGTTTTGATATCAGCTATTCATGGAGGGGCCATTGAACCAGGAACAACTGAAATTGCTGATTTAATTTCGGAAAAAGGCGGCTTTGATTTTTATAACTTTAAAGGTATAAAAAGTAAAAATAATGAAGAACTACATGTAACTTCCCATCATTACGATGAACCGGTATTAAACAAATTAATTGCTGAAAAAGAATATGCTTTAGCCATCCATGGTTGTAAAGGTGAAGATGAGGTGGTTTATATCGGTGGGAAAGACGACGAAATACTATCTAAGTTAGTTAAAAATTTCCAAAAAATAGGTGTTAAAACTGAGGATTCACCTTCTAATTTATCTGGGGTAAATGACAATAATATTATTAATTGTTGTAAATCAGGTGCAGGTGTACAACTTGAATTGACGTCTGGATTAAGGAAGAAATGTTTTAAAAATGCTAAATACAATAAAAAAAGTAGAGAAGATAGAGAAAATTGGAGCGACTTTATGGATGATTTTACAAATCAAATAGTCGCAGCATTTGAAAGGTAA
- a CDS encoding type I toxin-antitoxin system Fst family toxin, whose product MSEIFVNIMTTAASGCLIALFAHWLRKRNDK is encoded by the coding sequence ATGTCTGAAATCTTTGTAAACATCATGACTACAGCAGCAAGTGGTTGTCTCATTGCGCTATTCGCGCATTGGCTACGCAAGCGTAATGACAAATAG
- a CDS encoding DUF2089 family protein: protein MKTNDIPKWMMNLEKEDFEFIKNFVVNSGSLKSLAKYYEVSYPTVRNRLNSVIERIESAKDNEESSLVNYVRKLAIEERLDLNDAKQLLEIYSQEKEIE from the coding sequence TTGAAAACCAATGATATTCCTAAATGGATGATGAATTTAGAAAAAGAAGATTTTGAGTTTATTAAAAATTTTGTTGTTAATTCTGGATCTCTAAAATCACTAGCTAAATATTATGAAGTGTCATATCCAACTGTGAGAAATAGATTAAATAGTGTGATAGAAAGAATAGAGTCTGCAAAAGACAATGAAGAGAGTTCATTAGTTAATTATGTAAGAAAGTTAGCTATCGAGGAAAGATTAGATTTGAACGACGCTAAACAATTATTAGAAATATATAGTCAGGAAAAGGAGATTGAGTGA
- a CDS encoding type I toxin-antitoxin system Fst family toxin: MILIFVNIIAPVISGYAIAYYTYWLSKRNKK, from the coding sequence GTGATACTTATTTTCGTTAACATCATAGCGCCAGTCATCAGTGGCTATGCCATTGCGTACTATACTTATTGGCTAAGTAAACGCAATAAAAAATAG
- a CDS encoding LysR family transcriptional regulator has product MELRVLHYFSIVAQQKNITKAANTLHITQPTLSRQLKQLEEELDVKLFNRKNHNISLTEEGELLNRRSRELLDMSNKIQEEFKVIDKPIEGDIYLGCGETKGMKYIADIFKRIQINYPNIKLHIFSGNAEDIAYRLDKGFLDFGIFIEPVNLNKYESLSLPTYDQWGVIARRDSHIARKECITKEEVSKLPLICSRQAIDTNQKSNEFIRWFGELYSQLNIVATFNLAYNAGLLAQQEIGYVLTLDSIINTSSESNLCFVPFQPILVAKHNIVWRKSHHFSKAAQIFMKELKNVLIDE; this is encoded by the coding sequence ATGGAATTAAGAGTCTTACATTACTTTTCAATCGTTGCACAACAAAAAAATATTACAAAAGCAGCAAACACTTTGCACATCACACAACCTACGTTATCTAGACAACTCAAACAATTGGAAGAAGAATTAGATGTTAAATTGTTTAATAGAAAGAATCACAATATTAGTTTGACAGAGGAAGGAGAATTACTAAATCGAAGATCTAGAGAATTATTGGATATGTCTAATAAAATCCAAGAAGAATTTAAAGTTATAGATAAACCTATAGAGGGTGACATTTATTTAGGATGTGGAGAAACAAAAGGTATGAAATACATAGCTGATATTTTCAAGCGCATTCAAATTAATTACCCCAATATCAAATTACATATTTTTAGTGGTAATGCTGAAGACATTGCCTATCGTCTAGATAAAGGATTCCTTGATTTTGGCATTTTTATCGAACCTGTAAATTTAAATAAATATGAATCTTTAAGTTTACCGACTTATGACCAATGGGGCGTAATTGCAAGAAGAGACAGTCATATAGCTCGAAAAGAATGTATCACAAAAGAAGAAGTATCAAAATTGCCTCTCATTTGTTCTAGACAAGCAATTGATACTAACCAAAAGAGTAATGAGTTTATTCGGTGGTTCGGAGAATTATATTCACAATTAAATATCGTTGCTACATTTAATTTAGCTTATAATGCAGGTTTGCTAGCTCAACAAGAGATTGGGTATGTATTAACTTTAGATAGTATTATAAACACTTCATCAGAAAGTAATTTGTGTTTTGTGCCTTTTCAACCTATTTTAGTTGCAAAACATAATATTGTATGGCGTAAGAGCCATCATTTCTCAAAGGCTGCTCAAATATTTATGAAAGAGTTAAAAAATGTATTAATTGATGAATAA
- a CDS encoding MFS transporter: MRNKKLVILILTIGVFGILNTEMGFIGLIPYISNQFHVSVSMAGWVISGFAIGIAISGPIMPLLLSKIERKKVMIFILIIFVISNAVVLLTNNFSILLLTRIIPAIFHPVFISLAFSVAADSVDEKDTPKAVSRIFIGVSAGMVLGVPVVNYLASNFNLQLALLFFFVVNFAVLILVFIFVPKMPVSSKLTYGKQLNILKFPLTWISIIVSFLFNAAIFGVYSYFTDFLSSVTHAEGLMVTLILFIYGISNIIGNIIAGHTLTNYPKQTLVVLPFLLIGSFLLMFIFGEFSVLMIIISVILGILAGMTANVTQYVITSSAPDAPDLSNGIFLSSVNLGTTVGTFLGGILISILGSNFVVGVGIIISLLNLVFIFTRIHITNKKGAVANEK, encoded by the coding sequence ATGAGAAATAAAAAGTTAGTAATATTAATATTAACAATTGGTGTTTTTGGAATATTAAATACAGAAATGGGATTTATCGGTTTGATTCCATACATTTCCAATCAGTTTCACGTAAGCGTATCCATGGCAGGATGGGTTATATCTGGATTTGCTATTGGCATTGCTATATCAGGTCCTATTATGCCGTTATTATTATCTAAAATTGAACGAAAAAAAGTGATGATTTTTATACTTATTATTTTTGTAATAAGTAACGCCGTCGTATTATTGACTAACAACTTTTCAATATTGTTACTAACTAGAATCATTCCAGCTATATTTCATCCTGTATTTATATCATTGGCTTTTTCTGTAGCTGCTGATTCAGTTGATGAGAAAGATACACCAAAAGCAGTTTCACGTATTTTTATAGGTGTGTCAGCTGGAATGGTATTAGGTGTTCCAGTAGTTAACTATTTAGCTTCTAATTTTAATTTACAATTAGCATTATTGTTTTTCTTTGTAGTGAATTTTGCAGTCTTAATATTGGTATTCATATTTGTACCAAAAATGCCAGTATCTTCAAAATTAACTTATGGAAAACAATTAAATATCTTAAAATTTCCGCTAACATGGATTTCTATTATCGTATCATTTTTATTTAATGCTGCTATATTTGGTGTTTATAGTTATTTTACTGACTTTTTAAGTTCAGTTACTCATGCTGAAGGATTAATGGTCACACTTATTTTATTCATTTATGGTATATCAAATATTATAGGTAATATCATTGCAGGTCATACCTTAACAAATTATCCTAAGCAAACGTTGGTAGTTCTACCATTTTTATTAATAGGATCATTCTTATTAATGTTTATATTTGGTGAATTTAGTGTTTTAATGATTATTATTTCAGTTATTTTAGGTATATTAGCTGGCATGACTGCTAATGTTACTCAATATGTTATTACTTCATCAGCGCCTGATGCACCAGATTTATCAAACGGCATATTTTTATCTTCCGTTAATTTAGGTACTACAGTAGGAACTTTTTTAGGTGGTATATTAATTAGTATCTTAGGTTCAAATTTTGTAGTTGGTGTAGGTATTATTATAAGTTTGCTTAACCTTGTTTTTATTTTTACTCGAATTCATATAACTAATAAAAAAGGAGCTGTCGCTAATGAAAAATAA
- a CDS encoding alpha/beta hydrolase: MKNNYTFSLNSNVTRQKVKFQNRYGIDLVGDLYIPKSESQKISALVVSGPFGAVKEQASGLYANELASRGFITLAFDNSFTGESGGEVRNVASPEIFTEDFSAAVDYLTTLDFVDNEKIGAMAICGLSGMAITAATVDSRIKAVATASMYDMSNSIGKGYKNSYTFDQRLEIIDYLSKQRSKDITNDKYDIAPHELNFDDNGNLMTPPQILPDELPDNPDPVLETFFNYYKTERGYHEHSINSNSAWTATTPYSFFAFDMYSHIELLKDRKVLLIAGDNAHSKYHSEEVANLIPNQTELVIISDSDHCDLYDKKEKIPFDKLDSFFKEL; the protein is encoded by the coding sequence ATGAAAAATAATTACACATTTTCATTAAATAGTAATGTCACTCGTCAAAAAGTAAAATTTCAAAATAGATATGGTATTGATTTAGTAGGAGATTTATATATACCTAAGAGCGAATCGCAAAAAATCAGTGCTTTAGTTGTTTCTGGACCGTTTGGAGCTGTTAAAGAACAAGCATCGGGATTATATGCGAATGAATTAGCTAGTAGAGGGTTCATAACTTTAGCATTTGATAATAGTTTTACTGGTGAGTCTGGTGGAGAAGTAAGAAATGTTGCATCACCTGAAATTTTTACTGAAGATTTTAGTGCTGCTGTCGATTATTTAACAACTTTAGATTTTGTAGATAATGAAAAAATTGGTGCAATGGCTATTTGTGGTTTGAGCGGCATGGCTATTACAGCTGCAACTGTTGACTCAAGAATTAAAGCAGTCGCTACAGCATCAATGTACGATATGTCTAATTCTATTGGAAAAGGATATAAAAATAGTTACACGTTTGATCAAAGATTAGAAATTATTGACTATTTATCAAAACAACGTTCTAAAGATATTACAAATGATAAATACGATATTGCGCCTCATGAGTTGAATTTTGATGATAATGGTAATTTAATGACACCACCACAAATCTTACCTGATGAACTTCCGGATAATCCAGATCCTGTATTAGAAACGTTTTTTAATTATTATAAAACGGAACGTGGTTATCATGAACATTCAATTAATTCGAATAGTGCATGGACAGCAACAACGCCATATAGTTTCTTTGCATTTGATATGTATAGTCATATCGAGTTACTCAAGGATAGGAAAGTTTTATTAATTGCTGGTGATAATGCACACTCTAAATATCATTCTGAAGAGGTTGCTAACTTAATTCCAAATCAAACTGAGTTAGTGATTATATCTGATTCAGATCACTGTGATTTATATGATAAAAAAGAAAAAATCCCATTTGATAAATTAGATTCGTTTTTTAAAGAACTATAG
- a CDS encoding TetR/AcrR family transcriptional regulator: protein MNKKESMDPRAKRTKAYFINALITLLNKKDLNKITVQNIADEAKLTRGTFYLHYLDKQDFYSSVINDVLEELIVHVKDNAASQIIEKKDKIYAHPSFIKLFEYIYDHKEFFKVMLSDKGIPEFRRRLQNIVEEKIYEELVDNIVDLNQYNNIPKEILFSYITSAHIGVISSWLDNNVKYSPEFMAHLLYDWTLKGVINEVTTERKYY, encoded by the coding sequence ATGAATAAAAAAGAATCTATGGATCCAAGAGCAAAAAGAACAAAAGCATATTTTATTAATGCCCTTATTACATTGCTTAATAAGAAAGACTTAAACAAAATTACTGTGCAAAATATTGCAGATGAAGCAAAATTGACAAGAGGAACATTTTATCTACATTACCTAGACAAACAAGATTTCTACTCTAGTGTTATTAATGATGTTTTAGAAGAATTAATTGTACATGTAAAAGATAATGCAGCTTCACAAATAATAGAGAAAAAAGATAAAATCTATGCACATCCTTCTTTTATAAAGTTATTTGAATATATATATGATCATAAAGAATTTTTTAAAGTAATGTTAAGTGATAAAGGGATACCAGAATTCAGAAGACGTTTGCAAAATATCGTAGAAGAGAAAATATATGAAGAACTGGTAGATAATATCGTAGATTTAAATCAATATAATAATATTCCCAAAGAAATATTATTTAGTTATATTACATCTGCACATATTGGCGTAATAAGTTCATGGTTAGATAACAATGTGAAATATAGTCCAGAGTTTATGGCACATTTATTATATGATTGGACATTAAAGGGGGTTATAAATGAAGTAACCACAGAAAGGAAATATTACTAA
- a CDS encoding amidohydrolase family protein — MSKGIIDVHHHIIPKEYKLALQRSGIDDAGGMPIKDWTPEDSIEMMDRLGIEVGIGSISDPGLIPLNEQDRKQTARKINEFQADLISNYPNRFGGFALLPLPNIENAIEELKYALDDLKLDGVGLLSNYNEHFLGDPIFEELMSELNKREAIVFIHPSAAPKDMPRPQFLTVDFMAEFTFNTTRAAANLVLSGTTERYPNIKFILAHAGGTLPYLKWRIGQSYRWMKETLDENDYVKLNKEPEEYIADFYFETAISTQPASFEALKDTTEESHILFGSDAHYAPENWSEKMVERLENYQNFSNSQIKNIERNNALRLFKRFE; from the coding sequence ATGTCAAAAGGTATTATTGATGTTCATCATCACATTATTCCAAAAGAGTATAAATTAGCGCTACAAAGAAGTGGTATTGACGACGCTGGAGGCATGCCTATTAAAGATTGGACACCTGAGGACAGTATAGAAATGATGGACCGTTTAGGCATAGAAGTAGGTATAGGATCAATTTCTGATCCCGGTTTAATCCCTTTAAATGAACAAGATAGAAAGCAAACTGCACGTAAAATCAATGAGTTTCAAGCTGATTTAATATCTAATTATCCAAATCGTTTTGGAGGATTTGCGTTACTACCGTTACCTAATATTGAAAATGCTATAGAAGAATTAAAATATGCTTTAGATGATTTGAAATTGGACGGTGTGGGATTACTTTCTAATTATAATGAACATTTCTTAGGAGACCCTATTTTCGAAGAACTTATGAGTGAACTTAATAAAAGAGAAGCTATAGTTTTTATCCATCCAAGTGCTGCACCTAAAGACATGCCAAGACCTCAATTTTTAACAGTTGATTTCATGGCAGAATTTACTTTTAATACAACACGAGCTGCAGCCAATTTAGTACTAAGTGGAACAACGGAACGTTACCCTAATATTAAATTTATTCTAGCTCATGCTGGTGGAACACTCCCTTATTTAAAATGGAGAATTGGGCAATCGTATCGTTGGATGAAAGAAACATTAGATGAAAATGATTATGTAAAATTAAATAAAGAACCAGAAGAGTATATCGCTGATTTTTATTTTGAAACAGCCATATCAACACAACCAGCAAGTTTTGAAGCATTGAAAGATACAACAGAAGAATCACATATTTTATTTGGTAGTGATGCACATTATGCGCCAGAAAATTGGTCGGAAAAAATGGTGGAAAGATTAGAAAACTATCAAAATTTCAGTAATAGCCAAATTAAAAATATTGAAAGAAACAATGCTTTAAGATTATTTAAAAGATTTGAATAA
- a CDS encoding MFS transporter, with the protein MKIINTTNEKLIVLVTCLGMFLSTLDTGIINVALPTLTKEFDSNLTILMWTVTLYTLMLVSFIIMFGKLGDAIGKMKIFNLGVILFGFSSLLCALSSTEFLLIAFRGMQGIGASMVQATAAALIGTQISNQKQGKALGIFSIAIGLGPIFGPSLGSFLLNFSSWPMLFLINIPFVLLIIVINQFLMKNIKEKTGKLNFDFLGNGLLIIMLSTLILAITFLKSKVALILIAVCLLSLWSFIKYEKRIMNPLVPLSWLSNKYLLSLLYGIFTLGGSMALGFVIPPFYIEQNLKLNSLIVGFVNLSAPLGMVISSHFSNKLINKFHNQSLLMISIMLMGLTYLIIGLIQDNILIWQLIVLLTMFGIGCGIYLPINTGSLLNLVKQSQQATAGSLQRMVQNLGIALYSAISSFVITISNNYGNSIQGYKILWITASITLLISFIVTLKMLVNNQNINKKLNR; encoded by the coding sequence ATGAAAATTATTAATACAACTAATGAAAAATTAATAGTACTCGTTACATGTCTAGGTATGTTCTTATCAACACTAGATACTGGTATTATCAACGTAGCACTGCCTACATTAACAAAAGAATTCGATTCAAATTTGACTATACTAATGTGGACAGTCACTTTATATACCCTTATGTTAGTATCTTTTATCATAATGTTTGGTAAATTAGGAGATGCGATTGGCAAGATGAAAATTTTTAATTTAGGGGTTATTTTATTCGGTTTCTCATCTTTATTATGCGCTTTATCTTCTACTGAATTTTTACTTATTGCTTTTAGAGGGATGCAAGGAATAGGCGCATCTATGGTTCAAGCAACAGCCGCAGCATTAATAGGCACACAAATTTCTAACCAAAAACAAGGGAAAGCTTTAGGTATATTCAGTATAGCTATAGGACTTGGTCCTATATTTGGTCCAAGTTTAGGGAGTTTTTTATTAAATTTTAGTAGCTGGCCTATGCTTTTTTTAATTAATATACCTTTTGTTTTGCTCATCATAGTAATTAACCAGTTTCTAATGAAAAACATAAAAGAAAAAACGGGAAAATTAAATTTTGATTTTTTAGGTAATGGTTTATTAATTATTATGTTATCGACATTAATTTTGGCTATAACTTTTTTAAAATCTAAAGTAGCATTAATACTTATAGCGGTGTGTTTATTATCATTGTGGTCCTTCATTAAATACGAGAAAAGAATTATGAATCCGTTAGTACCTTTATCTTGGTTAAGTAATAAATATTTATTATCTTTATTATATGGCATATTTACTTTAGGTGGATCTATGGCTTTAGGTTTTGTTATTCCACCTTTTTATATAGAACAAAATTTAAAATTGAATTCATTAATTGTTGGCTTTGTAAATCTTTCGGCCCCTTTAGGTATGGTTATATCATCTCACTTTTCTAATAAGTTAATTAATAAATTTCATAATCAATCACTTTTAATGATTAGTATCATGCTTATGGGATTAACTTATTTAATAATAGGTTTAATTCAAGATAATATATTAATATGGCAATTAATTGTTTTATTAACGATGTTTGGTATAGGTTGTGGTATTTATTTACCTATAAATACAGGAAGTTTATTGAATTTAGTAAAACAATCACAACAAGCTACGGCAGGATCTTTACAAAGAATGGTTCAAAATTTAGGTATTGCCTTGTACTCTGCAATATCTTCTTTTGTGATAACAATAAGTAATAATTATGGAAATTCAATTCAAGGGTATAAAATTTTATGGATTACAGCATCAATCACATTATTAATCAGTTTCATTGTAACCTTAAAGATGTTGGTTAATAATCAAAATATAAATAAAAAGCTGAACCGTTAG
- a CDS encoding ArsR/SmtB family transcription factor, protein MNVYDNITQTAKLISDATRMSMLMELSGMHSLTAKELAKSAKVSPQTASSHLKKLIEGNLIISRKQGRHKYYQLASENVAQAIESIANISGPLVANSLNSTSKKKKLEFARTCYGHLAGELGVAITEGLIKKGYLLESDSTYYKLTKYGKIWFENLGINISNLNIQTDYLALHIDWTMRKNHLAGPLSLALTKHFLNSGWIKEGNMKREIILTRCGEAFLYKELGINL, encoded by the coding sequence ATGAATGTGTATGACAATATTACTCAAACGGCTAAATTAATAAGTGATGCCACAAGAATGTCTATGTTAATGGAATTATCAGGTATGCATTCTTTAACAGCAAAGGAGTTAGCAAAATCTGCTAAAGTTTCGCCCCAAACAGCAAGCTCTCATTTAAAAAAATTGATTGAAGGTAATTTAATTATATCGAGGAAACAAGGTAGACATAAATACTATCAACTTGCTAGTGAAAATGTTGCTCAAGCAATTGAATCTATTGCTAATATTTCAGGTCCTTTAGTGGCTAACTCATTAAATAGCACTTCTAAAAAGAAAAAGTTAGAATTTGCCAGAACTTGTTATGGACATTTAGCAGGAGAATTAGGTGTTGCCATTACAGAAGGCTTAATTAAAAAGGGATACTTACTTGAATCTGATAGCACTTACTATAAACTTACTAAATATGGGAAAATATGGTTTGAAAATTTAGGTATTAATATATCAAATTTAAATATCCAAACTGATTACCTTGCTTTGCATATTGACTGGACGATGAGAAAAAATCACTTAGCTGGTCCTCTATCTTTAGCTTTGACTAAACATTTTTTAAATTCAGGATGGATAAAAGAAGGAAACATGAAAAGAGAAATTATACTTACTAGATGTGGCGAAGCATTTTTGTATAAAGAATTAGGAATAAATTTATAA
- a CDS encoding type I toxin-antitoxin system Fst family toxin, protein MCEAFVHITTTVISGCIVTLFAYWLRKRNDK, encoded by the coding sequence ATGTGCGAAGCTTTTGTTCACATCACGACCACAGTCATCAGCGGTTGCATCGTTACTTTGTTTGCGTATTGGCTACGTAAGCGTAACGATAAGTAA
- a CDS encoding arylamine N-acetyltransferase family protein: MNIKVFEKHLKIDNNMYDTPTLDALHYYLQHFMLTVPFENIDVQNGVPISVDINHLFDKVVNQNRGGFCYELNTLFKYYLIQQGYTAESVSATIHTPDGGRSRPGSHMSTLVTIDDEQYIADVGFGDLPLKALRITTIENTEPVIDISGQFRAILMEKNNVHLQKLIDDQWQTLYEAELVPRSIDEFEDNIDYNQSNPESIFVQRLLVTQPQSFGRATMSFNHLTLTKQGHKERHNVTSNNYRQLLNDYFDLDVTIKKLESDL; encoded by the coding sequence ATGAATATCAAAGTATTCGAAAAACATTTGAAAATTGACAACAACATGTATGACACACCTACATTAGATGCACTTCATTATTATTTACAACACTTTATGCTCACTGTGCCTTTTGAAAATATAGATGTACAAAACGGCGTACCTATTTCGGTCGACATTAATCACCTTTTCGACAAAGTGGTTAATCAAAATCGTGGCGGCTTTTGTTATGAACTAAACACATTATTTAAATATTATTTAATCCAACAAGGTTATACTGCAGAAAGTGTGTCAGCAACGATTCATACACCCGATGGTGGACGCAGCCGTCCTGGTTCTCACATGTCTACACTTGTAACAATTGACGACGAACAATATATTGCTGATGTTGGTTTCGGAGACTTACCATTAAAAGCATTACGCATAACGACTATAGAAAACACAGAACCAGTTATAGATATTAGTGGTCAATTTCGTGCTATATTAATGGAAAAAAACAATGTTCACCTCCAAAAATTAATAGACGACCAATGGCAAACGTTATATGAGGCAGAATTAGTACCGAGATCTATTGATGAATTTGAAGACAATATCGATTATAACCAATCGAACCCAGAATCTATTTTCGTACAGCGCCTACTCGTGACTCAGCCACAATCGTTTGGCAGAGCTACCATGTCATTCAATCATCTAACTTTAACAAAACAAGGTCATAAAGAACGACACAATGTAACTTCTAACAACTATCGCCAGTTATTAAATGATTATTTTGATTTAGATGTGACAATTAAAAAGTTAGAGTCAGACTTATAA